Proteins found in one Sorghum bicolor cultivar BTx623 chromosome 1, Sorghum_bicolor_NCBIv3, whole genome shotgun sequence genomic segment:
- the LOC8062799 gene encoding proline-rich protein 4 — MCWTCFPSMEAVPRRTVLGACAVAVLMAIAVANAGSAEAASVVGLAKCADCTRKNVNAEAAFNGLKVAIKCKNSKGEYESKAVGELQSTGAFSVPVSVNLAGCVAQLHNAAGTPCPGQEPSRITPLSDGTFVAIPAGNTQQASSAVCASVTICGPVMKYFHEHFHKKDKKPEPSKPEPEPEPKPQPEHQPPTPTYGSATPPIYHPPAMNMHLTDHFHKDHELEHFFDHFHKKPVVPPKPEPQPKPQPESQPPTPTYGSATPTNGSPTPVSNHAPHMFHHFYKGHHDHHFFDYFHKKPVPPEPKPEPKPQPDNHPPVPTFGSPPPLYHAPAKH; from the exons ATGTGCTGGACGTGTTTCCCAAGCATGGAGGCTGTGCCACGCAGAACAGTCCTCGGCGCTTGCGCGGTGGCCGTGCTGATGGCGATCGCCGTCGCGAATGCTGGGTCCGCCGAGGCGGCGTCGGTCGTCGGCCTAGCCAAGTGCGCGGACTGCACGAGGAAGAACGTGAATGCTGAGGCGGCTTTCAATG GTCTTAAGGTGGCGATCAAATGCAAGAACAGCAAGGGTGAGTACGAGAGCAAGGCTGTCGGCGAGCTCCAAAGCACCGGCGCCTTCAGCGTCCCTGTCTCCGTCAACCTCGCCGGCTGCGTCGCGCAGCTCCACAATGCAGCAGGCACGCCTTGCCCGGGGCAGGAGCCGTCGAGGATAACGCCGTTGTCTGATGGCACCTTTGTTGCCATCCCGGCCGGGAACACGCAACAGGCGTCATCTGCGGTGTGTGCGTCGGTGACAATCTGCGGCCCTGTCATGAAATATTTCCACGAGCACTTTCACAAGAAGGACAAGAAGCCTGAGCCGTCAAAGCCCGAACCAGAGCCAGAGCCCAAGCCACAGCCAGAACACCAGCCTCCTACACCGACGTACGGTTCAGCAACGCCTCCAATCTACCATCCTCCTGCAATGAACATGCACTTGACCGATCACTTCCACAAAGACCACGAGCTCGAGCACTTCTTCGACCACTTCCACAAGAAGCCTGTTGTACCGCCGAAGCCTGAGCCACAGCCGAAACCACAGCCAGAGAGCCAGCCTCCAACACCGACGTACGGGTCAGCAACGCCCACAAACGGGTCCCCAACTCCTGTGAGCAACCATGCTCCGCACATGTTCCATCACTTCTACAAGGGTCACCATGACCACCACTTCTTCGACTACTTCCACAAGAAGCCTGTGCCACCAGAGCCTAAGCCAGAGCCCAAGCCGCAGCCAGATAACCACCCTCCCGTGCCAACGTTTGGCTCGCCTCCTCCACTCTACCACGCTCCGGCCAAACATTGA